TGCCTGTCCCTCAGACTCTCATTTGCTTCCTTTACACAAATGTCCCCCTTATGGTTAGATAAATTCTCTGTCTCTCCGTTTCCACAAGGAGTAATCATCAATGATAAGtagtaaagaaacagaaatttagaaaaagaagtcaagaagcaAGTGATAAACAAATAGCACACATAGCCtatggttaaaaataaaacaaaatgaaaggaagccTCAATGGAGACTTTTggtaagaaagaggagaaagtagAGAATTGTGTAGTAACTTGAAGGGCAACCTTGGGTACTAAAAGACAGCCTTTTAGTACCTCAGAGAAGGGAGGTGATATGAAGGGGTAGGGAGGGGCTTAGTCATGTGACTCCAAGTAGCTCAAGGTTTGTCTTTTGTCTCATGACTGACCTGTCTTCCAAATCTGTAGCTTGAGCCATGAGGGTCTGTCTAACCCCCTTGGTGGGAAGCAGCCAAAGAGGGCAGCCACCAAACCTGGGCTGTAGAACTAGAGGGACATTGATGTAATGATAGTGTCGTTACTTACTTTGTTGAACTACCAGAGGCAAATGACCTGCCTTTTCTAGACTCCAGTGTTGCAAAGGTGATGTAAGATGGATGGTACTAATAATCCCACTTCATAGGAGTATATTTTAGAGGGCTATATAATAAACAGTGAACACAGGACTGGGTGCATCCTGTATGTGGCTGATGCTGAGGATGAGGTTGGTAGCATTGATGACATGATTGTGTACTCCTACATTTctgctttgcttattttttttctggctatttatatgtatatacatgacaATGTCTGAGAAGTCaaagaacatatttatttttatttttggtttttcgagacagggtttctctgtggctttggaggctgtcctggaactagctctagtaggccaggctggtctcgaactcacagagatccacctgcctctgcctcctgagtgctgggatcaaaggtgtgcgccactaacacCTGCATGAGaacatatttgtttatatgcatatgcatgcacatacacatacataagtaCATCTGTGTATGCTTTTTAGCTTTTCTCAGCCAGTCAGTTGTGTCTTGGAGCTAATCACTTTCCAACTCTTAATTGTCTTGATGACATCATATTGGGGCTTGGCCATGGTGGGGATATGTTGTAGCATGGAAATTGGCAAGCCTGTGTGCATCAAGAGattcccccccaccccagacagcCAATATACCAGGGCCGTTGCTTCTAAGTACCTTGCATTTCCAATTAGACTGTGAATTTCTTTAGCACTCAGGATGTGCCACAGACAGCCTTTGATCCCCACGGGGCCTCACACGTGTCTTTTGTACAGTAGGCTTCAAAGGATGGCTAAGTCAATAGGACAGAGGGTGAGTGGATGAAAGCACCCAAGGAGATAGCAGAAGTGGGTTCAGGAAAAGGCAAAGGAGTCGCTTCAGAAAAGCTGGCCAGTGAGCAGGGAGTGAAAGATCAAGGAGGGGGATGGTTTGGATGGGTCAAAGGGTTTGGTGACGAACAAGAAAGGGTTTATCAACCAAAGTCCAGAAAGAGAGTGAAACTCGGGGTGAGAAAGGATTCCATAGGACTTCAGATCACTGCAGGTAGTGTTTCTTGAATTCTGTTCTTTTCAGATGCGGACATTAAACAAAAGCTGAGGCAACTAAATAGTTGGTCAAATGGAATCAAGATAGGCAAAATAAACCAGCTGTATCTATCTCAGGGACTACTTCCAGGTCATAAAATTCAGAAAGTTTGAATATAATCTACCGCCATAGTCTCATggagagtggcactgttaggaggtgtggctttgttggaggaagtgtgtcaccgtgggggcgggctttgaggtttcctctccagtgccatgtctgttTGCATGCCACCGTGTTCCACACCATGATGACAGTCTACTGAACATCTGAAATTGCAAGCAagcacctcaattaaatgttttcttcataagaattgcctcggtcatggtgtctcttcatagcaatagaaaccctaactgacaGTGCCAATGATGAGCATTTGGAACAATGATAAACCTGGAAAACTGGCAGTGTTCTTTATAACATGGCTAGATGAAGAATGCTAGAAGTAGTacatatgatttcatttttgcataaatacatacacatacacacacacacacacacacacacacatatgtctgGAAAGGTGCACATTAAAATACTAATGTAGTTTATTTTTGGACATTTCTCTATACTTTGCTAGAAaatttggatgatttttctaCCCTTTTTGCTTAAAGGTAATGGCCAACTTTTTCTATTAtagtacttttctttaattaaaaattaattgtacCAATTAAAATGTTTAGAATTTTTCCACATTAATCTGTGATATATTAACAAAAAAATTACCTTTTACTTACAAATTTATCCATTCCAAAAAAACAACTTCCATCACTACAAAGAGTCACAGTTAATATTGGTTGAACACTTTGGGTACTGCCTTGATGGAGGAATGTCATTATTGTGTACTGGGGCTGCCTTGAAGAATGAAGGAGCATACATCAGGATGTTACATACAGGGCGGGTTACATTATTAAATGGTGACTCCACAGAAAAGCTAGGAATGCCCAGCAGGCCATAGGCATGAGCAAACAATTCTAGATTTACCAGCCTCGGAGAAATGTGTTTCTGGCTGTCTGAAGACCTCTTTATCCCAAGGTAGCTCTGCCACATGGTATTTAATAAATGTCAAGTTTCAGAATGTAGGCCAAGTTTTTCTACAGAAAAGATTCATTCTGCCCACAGTGAAGGAGTAGCTGGTAGGAAATAGGGGAGTGAGACTTCCAATAAAGAGTCAgagctggccaggcagtggtggcccacgtctttaattccagcactatcaggagacagaggcaggcagatctctgtgagttggaggccagcctagtctctacacagtgagttttagggcagtctccaaagctacagagaaccctgtcaaaaaacaaaacaaaacaaacaaacaaacaaaagaggtcAGAGTCATGTGTGGGTAGGCTCAAGGAAAGCCCCATCAGTGCTGGCTCAGTTTCAGTGGAATTGGGGAAGGGTTAGGAACTTCCTCCttattccattttcctgagaggTAGGTTGATGGGTACCCGAGGAAGAGGCAGACTCCAGAGTTACAGTGAAGAGGTTTAAGCTCTGGTCTGTGCACTTTTTGGCTAAGTTTCATTACCACCTCTGCTTCCATTGCCTAGCCTGTGAGATGGAGGCAGCAGGAGTCCCTGCTTTATTAAATTAGTGTGAGTGTGAAATGAAGTAATTGGCCCGAGGTGCTAAGAGCCCACCTGGCTCTCAGAAGGTGCTGTGGGAATATTTGGCATGGTGCTATCCCTTTGTGTGTTATCTTCTTCCATGAATGATGGGTCAGGGATTAAATATGTGGGTCCCAGTTTCAAATGAATTAAGTAATGTTacctttttttgtggggggaaaGGGTCTTGGAAGAAGGGCACATTGAGTTGGGaagatggataaatggataaagcccttgctgtgcaagcatgagggacctgagttcagatccctgaaTACATGCAGTGTAGGTTTATAATCACAGCATGTCTACACCAAGACTGGAGGTAAATATAAGAGAATTCCCATCAGCCTGAGCATCAGCAAGCCTCCTGTATGCATAGGGGTCAACAAGAGAACCTGccttaaagaaagaaggaactgAAGACCCAAACACCTGGGGGTGTTATCCTTtacacgtgtgcatgtgcaccCACATTCACATACctaaatgtacacacatacatcatatgCCTACAaagatttaaaagttaaaaaataaataaaataggacaCATCACAAAGACTGTGCGGTACCTTaatcctcttcttcttctcttaaTGTttattatcagtgtgtgtgtgtgtgacatgtgacTTACtatcatggtgtgtgtgcatgtgacatGTGACTTACtatcatggtgtgtgtgcatgtgatatgTGATTTATTAtcattgtgtgtgcatgggaTATGTGACTTattatcattgtgtgtgtatatgttatatGTGACTTATTatcattgtgtgtatatgttatatGTGACTTattatcattgtgtgtgtatatgttatatGTGACTTattatcattgtgtgtgtatatgttatatGTGACTTAtcattgtgcatgcatgtgatgtgACTTCCTATCACTGAgtgcatgtgatgtgtgtgcGGGCATGTATGCCACCgtgcacgtgtggaggtcagaggacagctttggggattgcctctctccttccaccatatatgtgcctttacctgctgagccatcttcaaagccccctccttcctctctgtcgtCACATTGGCTGCTCCCCACAAGTGCATCTTGGAAGCCCAGAGCCCATCCTTGAAAGGTTTGAGTAGAGCGTTTTCACGTTTTCTTAGTCAAGTCAGCCTTTTTCTACAAGGAGTCTTCTGTCAGCTGCTGACaagaaaagaagccagacacTGTTCTTGATGTACTTGTATAGCATGTATGAAGCACTTGTGTGTTTATCCTTTAGTCAGCTGTCAGAGCAGGTATGATCTTCTGCAAGGCAGTGCCAAACCTCCTGCATTCAGATATGTGTCATGTTCTGGGGCACAGTCTCACACTGACTCTAGGAGCACTTGCGTTTTTCTCTCTAGACGTGAACTTGTTGGCTCAAAGAGCACAAAGACAAAACCTTTCCTCACAGTCTACACCCATCTTCACCCCTTACATCCAGCATGCATGGCGCTCATTTTCTCATGTTTCGGCAGCAGTTCTTAATTTCTGCTAGTCGAATGAATTTAAACTACCCcactatttaaaatatcattttcccCTATAGTCATGTGGTAGGTCATTTTTTTCCATATGTTTACTTTCCATTCCCATTCATTCGTATTTATATGGTCATGTTCTGTGGTTATTTTCTCTTGGCATGTTAAAGTGATATAGCTTAGTATTCTAGGTAAAATCTTCTACTATGTATTTTGGAGTAGCTGTGGTTACTCTGGGTTTATCATCCCAGTTTCTAAAATTTAACTTTAGGGGctctgcaagatggctcagcaggtaaaggtgtttgcttccTATCCTGACAAGCCAAGTTGGATACCcatgtgctggctaattttatgtcagcttgacacaagccaaAGTCAATTGGGTAACCTCAATTGAGATAATGCCtgcatcagattggcctgtgttgcttattattattattgttgttgttattgatggtgatgactgatgtgggaggaccctGCCCATTGTGAGTGctgtcacccctgggctggtggtcctgggtgttaAAGAAAGCAGGCCAAGTAAGCCATGAACAAGCCAGTTAGCAGGACTCCCTCTGCATCtattcctgccttcaggttcctgctccgacttcctttgatgatgcaAAGGAAGGCAATAAGGtgaaataaactgtttccttcctgagttgcttttggttgtagtgttttatcacagcaatggagaaTCAAACTAGGACACATataatagaaagagagaacaactacaggttgtcctctgacctcaacatgctGTCCCACGTGCACACAATAACTAACGATAAAAAATTAAACCTAGCATTGGAATAATACCTTTTAAACTCTTAAAATTTTGTTCTGTAagatcttccttctcttcctttatgCTGTTATTGTCACAGACTGTATGCACCCACTGCCCATCCATACTGCACATTTATCATCAATCCAATTTCATCCATCTTTATTGAGGTCtaaattgaaaaatatgaaaTCATTTCTTGACTGTGAACAGTGTGATGTTTTGATGTATACATTGGGAGATGATTACAGTCATGGTCCTGATTAACATTCATCACAATATGTAGTTGCCTTttagtgtgtgcttgtgtgtgtgtgtgtgtgtgtgtgtgtgtgttctgtctgtctgtctgtctgtctgtctgtcagtgtgGTAATCATTAAGATCTTAGCAGGTTTCTGAAGGACATCACACTAAGCAAAACAAGCCATCATTCAGAAGGGCAAATATGATTTCATCTTCACAAGTGGACCCTGGAGCAGTTGGATCCACAGAGCACAGGGTAGAAGACACAGGGAACTGTAGCTCAGAGATTCACACTGAAGTCATAAGATGACCAAGTTCTGAGCACAGTGGCTACAATTATTAACAACATTTAATCACATTTGCAGTAAGACTGTAAAAATAGTTTTTGTAGTTTATAAACTTTTTGCTATGGCCTGAGTGTTTATGTGCCTCTTCTCCCTGATCCTAATGGGACTGTATTCATGGACTGAGCTTGTGAGAATCGAGGAAGGTCAAGTAAGGCCATCTCCGGAGGGATGTAATCTGATAGAGCTAGTGTCTTTATTGGAGAATGGGACCCCGTAGAGGCCTAGCAACAAGGTGGTCATTTCCAAGCACAGGGGAGGGTCCTCTCCAGATATCAGATCAGCCTGCACCTTCATCTTGAACTTGCCAGAACCCGGAACTGTGCTAAATATATTCTGTTGTTTAAGCCACTAAGTCTGTGATATTTTCTTATGGCAGCCTATGCTTTTCATgtacttttgggttttttttacatagtttttttttttattattcagtgAGTGTATTGGGGATGTATACACTACTGTGCACATGTGGAGTCAGAGGATGACATTTGGAAGTCTCTTCTCATTCCACCTTGTTTCCTGTGGGGACCGAACTTGGAtggtcagacttggtggcaagtgcttaacctgctgagctatctcactggcctttAGGCACTTTCATGGTTTCataagcatttgtttgtttgttttgttttttatacattCTATAAAAATGTTTGCAACTATGTCTTTATTCAGTTGTGTTTTAAATTAGATAGATTAaacttattttagttttatgcttatgggcattttgcctgcatgtgtgcctgtgtaccatgtgtgtttcTGGTATCTGAAGAGACCataagagggcattggaccctgtggaagtagaattacaggtaattgtgagctactatgtgggtgccgAGAACccaacttggatcctctggaagagcagtcaaggatcttaaccactgagccatctctccactccctgAAAGTAATAGAAACACGTATACTGTCTTTTCACTTACGTAGCTATCTTTTttagtctggttttgtttttatataaatctCAATTGCTCCCTCATGCTCTTTTATTTTTACCCAAAGGACTGTTGTTTCTTTTAGAGCAGGATGGAACATGTTTCAGTCTTCATGCAGGCAGTGTATGCTGTGCCCCAGCCTTTCCCTGCTGCTTCTGCAATGCCGGGATCAGCCAGATGTGAGAGGTTAGGGTCTTCTCCGATCTTTCATGGGCAGGTGCTTTGGTCTGGGCTTGAGCACAGCTCTATTCATCCATCTGGGCTTCAGCATCCCATGGAGGGTGGTGGACGTTTCCAAAGCCTCAGGGTCATCATACTCTTCAGCTTCACCCCTGCCTCAGGCAGCTTCAGGGTTCAACCGTTGCTGTTGACTGCTTAGGGTTAAGGCTTGGGGAAATGCTGCTTGTACTGAGTGAGATTTCATAGTGGGATTGTCCAGAGAAATACAAGCTAGGATAAATTaggacagacagatctctggtaCTGAGGCTTTGGAGGATCAACAGCCAGGTTCTTTGGGACTTCCTGGATAGATTCTTCAAATACCCTAACTtctctttcatatttaaaatgtttcctttctctgCATAGTAAGAGACCTAAAAATTATTATCCTTCAcattcttggctttccttaaatATATATAAGGGTCTCACCCCCGCTCTGCCCAAGACCATGTTTTTATTGGCAAATTAAGTGCACAAATAACAGGTTCCATTATGacatttcatgcatgtatatattatactttgctgtttcttttctatatatgCCAAGAGTTTAATCATATCTTGTCCTTTTTATTTCCAAGGGAGGTTTTTGAATTTgtacaacaacaacagcaaaacaataaaaatattatttatttatttatttttgagacagggtttcttcatgtaacagctctggctgttctggaactcactctgtagaccggcctggaactcacagagttaatccctgcctcagccttctgagtgctgggattaaaggcatgagccaccactgcccagctatctttgagagagagagagagagagagagagagagagagagagagagagagagactgactcatcttgtagcccaaactggtctcaaacacaTGAGACTCCTACCTCTGCCATCTCagggctgagattatagacatacaCCACTACACTAAACTCCTTTACACTTTTCAGGGGGAGAACTACGTGGGAGAAGGATGGGGTGGAGGAGCAGAGAAGAGGGTGGGGAAAGGCATGACTAACACTAAGGATTTTTGGGTCTCTTGCTGCAGCAAGGCGAGTGGGAGCATCTGGAGCATGAGCTTAGAACGAGACCCCTTGGGTTGTTAGAAAATGGCAAACAAGCCGCAAACAAGCTGGACTTGGAGGAAATCGCCAGCTTCGATAAGGCCAAGCTGAAGAAAACTGAGACGCAGGAGAACACCCTGCTGACCAAAGAGACCATTGAACAGAAAAAGAGGAGTGAAATTTCCTAAAAGGCTAGACTGGAGGATttttccaccccaccccatcctgtCACCTCTGAGACACTCTCTTGATGTGGAGGAAGAACCACTTGCAAGATGGACATGAGTCACAAGCCCTCGGGTCTCTGAAGGgggattccccccccccaataattGGACTGCCAAATTCCACTGGTTTGCCCTGGGATATTATAGAAAATTATTTGTATGattgatgaaaataaaacatacctcgtggcagaaaaaaaaaaaacaaaaacaaaataaaacaaacaagaaacactaAGGATCTTTGAAAAGGCTACTTTGGAACCTACTGTTctgtaagcttttaaaaatatgtatgcatatataagaAAGAGTTTAAATGGAATTACCCTAAACAGGGGTTAATAATCCTCTCAGAAGACTTGGGTTGTCAGTGTCAAATGTGGTGCATCTGCCCTTGAGCTGTTGGTCAGAGGTGTCTGAGACCCCAAAACAGTACAGACTAATGACATTGTTCTTGTACTCCAGCATTAGAtggtaagactctattgctgaagacaacatacACTTGGGTCACAATGGAGAAATCAGATTGGTACTGACCAGAAAGCTTCCTCCATGGTGGCTAGCTCTCATAGTATCAGAAGGTGCCATTCGGACTGCTGTGGGGGGTGGCCATCAACAGTTTTACCCAGATATGAACCCTGTAAGCTATGGAAAGGATTGGTGGGGCAAAATTTGCCCATGGGTTCAGTAGTGGTGTGAATGTTAactggggtgggtggtggtggtggggaggggtgtGTAGCAATCAATTGCTTTCTGagtggatttaaggcccactccaggaGGGATCAAACACATGCATGGTACagttctcagacctcatcagGGGTGTTTCACTGTGCAGTGGACTGGGATTCATAGAAATTCACAACTGAGGGGTACTCAGCCACAAGTGGAGCATCTAGACTATACCCCTCCCTCCAAGCCTTGGGGATCATGAATGTTGGGGGCTGTTGGGTCTTAGTCTGGCTCTGTTAAGAGTAAGTGTGCCACCTGTTCTTCAGCCTCCCTGGATCCTAAAGACAGGGAGTCAAGTCAGGTAGGAACCCATTTATTGGCTGTTAGGAAGcacttttaaagcaaaaaaccacaAAGCTTTAAGGAAGCAGAACAGCATCCAACTAATGATTTTAAAGGTTACCCTGATCAGGTGCCAGGGCACTCATTGCTTGGCTTATCGATCACGAGGAGCTGGTTATGGCATGACATGACATCATCTGGCTTGATCTTGGCCAACTAATCATTCCTTTTGGCAAACACTTTTGGACTCACCCTCCTGACTTCCCCTTGGCGCCATCTTTAAGAGGCTCATGTGCCCTTCACATGAAGTTAGGGGAGGTGGTGGTGTGAATAAGAATGGGATAGActcatgtttgaatgtttggtt
The DNA window shown above is from Cricetulus griseus strain 17A/GY chromosome 3, alternate assembly CriGri-PICRH-1.0, whole genome shotgun sequence and carries:
- the LOC113834902 gene encoding uncharacterized protein LOC113834902 isoform X2, which translates into the protein MNTITDPRCFGNMDPDMAFSSSSGLDDTMAPCGSTGHPDQHNPGAGMQGEWEHLEHELRTRPLGLLENGKQAANKLDLEEIASFDKAKLKKTETQENTLLTKETIEQKKRSEIS